In a single window of the Eshraghiella crossota genome:
- a CDS encoding glycogen/starch/alpha-glucan phosphorylase, whose product MLSNICEKNYNKAIKDCTNEEIYFALLEMTKELAKEKESNKGKKKVYYISAEFLIGKLLSNNLINLGIFDTVKEELEANGKSIYEIEEVEPEPSLGNGGLGRLAACFIDSMASLGLNGDGIGLNYHMGLFKQVFENHFQKETPNPWIEEKSWLTKTDVTYDIQFNGFSVKSRLYDIDVTGYNNRTNKLHLFDIESVDDSLVNPDNINFDKSDVYRNLTLFLYPDDSDEAGNLLRIYQQYLMVASGARLIIDECKAKGSNLHDLYEYAAIQINDTHPSMVIPELIRLLNNEGIGTDEAVEIVTKTCAYTNHTILAEALEKWPISYLERVVPQLVPIIRDLDRRVREKYQDPSVYIIDDQGRVHMAHMDIHYGYSVNGVAYLHTEILKNSELNNFYKIYPEKFNNKTNGITFRRWLLHCNEELAAYIEELIGPDFKKDASKLEDLQKYLDDEKVLNKLMEIKTSKKKTFKDFIKATQNIDIDENSIFDIQVKRLHEYKRQQMNVLWVIYKYLEIKAGNLPKRPITVIFGAKAAPAYVIAKDIIHLILCLQEVINNDPEANKYLKVVMVENYNVSKAAKIIPACDISEQISLASKEASGTGNMKFMLNGALTLGTKDGANVEIGELVGEENIYFFGESSEQVIEHYAKADYSAKSYYVNDARIKELVDFIISAPVMKVGDADTLLTLHAELIKKDWFMTLLDINDYIRVKEIALADYEDRKTWARKTLINISKAGFFSSDRTIAEYNKDIWKLN is encoded by the coding sequence ATGTTATCTAATATTTGTGAAAAAAATTACAACAAGGCAATCAAGGATTGCACAAACGAGGAAATTTACTTTGCACTCTTAGAGATGACAAAGGAACTTGCTAAGGAGAAAGAATCTAACAAAGGCAAGAAGAAAGTATATTACATTTCAGCAGAATTCTTAATCGGTAAGCTTTTATCTAACAACCTTATTAACCTTGGCATTTTTGATACAGTTAAGGAAGAACTTGAAGCTAATGGCAAGAGCATCTATGAAATTGAAGAAGTTGAACCGGAACCATCACTTGGTAACGGCGGACTTGGAAGACTTGCAGCCTGCTTCATTGATTCAATGGCTTCACTGGGACTTAACGGTGACGGTATCGGCCTTAACTACCATATGGGTCTTTTCAAACAGGTATTTGAGAATCATTTCCAGAAAGAAACTCCTAACCCATGGATTGAAGAAAAGAGCTGGCTTACAAAAACAGATGTTACCTATGATATCCAGTTTAACGGTTTCTCTGTTAAATCAAGACTTTATGATATCGATGTAACAGGTTATAACAACAGAACTAATAAACTTCACTTATTCGATATTGAATCAGTAGATGACAGTCTTGTTAATCCTGACAACATCAACTTCGATAAGAGCGATGTATATAGGAACCTTACATTATTCCTTTACCCTGATGACAGCGACGAAGCAGGTAACTTATTAAGAATTTACCAGCAGTATCTTATGGTTGCTTCAGGCGCAAGACTCATAATTGATGAGTGTAAAGCAAAGGGCTCTAACTTACATGACCTTTATGAATATGCAGCAATCCAGATTAATGATACACATCCTTCAATGGTTATTCCTGAATTAATCCGTCTCCTTAATAACGAAGGAATCGGAACAGACGAAGCTGTTGAAATTGTTACTAAGACATGTGCTTATACTAACCACACAATCTTAGCTGAAGCATTGGAAAAATGGCCAATTTCTTACCTTGAAAGAGTTGTACCACAGCTTGTACCAATCATCAGGGACCTTGACAGAAGAGTAAGAGAAAAATATCAGGATCCTTCAGTATACATCATTGATGACCAGGGAAGAGTTCATATGGCACATATGGATATCCACTACGGATACAGTGTAAACGGTGTTGCTTACCTCCATACAGAGATTCTTAAGAACTCAGAATTGAACAACTTCTACAAGATTTATCCTGAGAAGTTTAACAATAAGACTAACGGTATTACATTCAGAAGATGGCTTCTTCACTGCAACGAAGAACTTGCAGCATACATTGAAGAGTTAATCGGACCTGATTTCAAGAAAGATGCTTCTAAGTTAGAAGATCTCCAGAAATATCTTGATGATGAAAAAGTTCTTAACAAACTTATGGAAATCAAGACAAGCAAGAAGAAAACATTCAAAGATTTCATTAAGGCTACACAGAACATTGACATTGACGAAAATTCTATTTTCGATATTCAGGTTAAGAGACTTCATGAGTACAAACGTCAGCAGATGAATGTTCTCTGGGTAATTTACAAGTACCTTGAAATCAAGGCTGGAAATCTTCCAAAGAGACCTATTACGGTTATTTTTGGTGCTAAGGCAGCTCCGGCTTATGTAATTGCAAAGGATATCATTCATTTAATCCTCTGCTTACAGGAAGTAATTAACAATGATCCTGAAGCAAATAAGTACCTCAAGGTAGTTATGGTTGAGAATTACAATGTATCCAAGGCAGCAAAGATCATTCCTGCATGCGATATTTCTGAACAGATTTCACTTGCTTCTAAGGAAGCTTCAGGTACAGGTAACATGAAGTTCATGTTAAACGGTGCCCTTACACTTGGTACAAAAGATGGTGCTAACGTTGAAATCGGAGAACTTGTAGGAGAAGAAAACATCTACTTCTTCGGTGAAAGCAGCGAACAGGTTATCGAACATTATGCTAAGGCTGATTATTCAGCAAAGAGCTATTATGTTAACGATGCAAGAATTAAAGAACTTGTAGACTTTATCATCAGTGCTCCGGTAATGAAAGTCGGTGATGCAGATACATTATTAACACTTCATGCTGAATTAATTAAGAAAGACTGGTTCATGACATTACTTGATATCAATGACTATATCAGAGTTAAAGAAATCGCATTAGCTGATTACGAAGACAGAAAAACATGGGCAAGAAAGACTCTTATTAATATCAGCAAGGCAGGATTCTTCTCATCAGACAGAACTATTGCTGAATACAATAAGGATATCTGGAAACTTAACTAA
- a CDS encoding response regulator transcription factor translates to MYKILIVDDEKIERNGIRMLLNSLGYSFEIAEANNGQTAYDLMSGNEFDIVLTDIKMPFMNGIELIKKCRDNGSEQKFIIFSGCNEFGYAKQAVKMDVSDYILKPVDPSEFEDTINKVIGEIEESRVHKELKIKSIEFMHEHMLYLATTGASMSEIKEHNKDLLPTDFLDKFKRMMLIEFNCDFFGRKGMDFKEYLEKTEPRTDAYLNLNPQQSVLYFNDDNLPFKDIADNICNDVAITYNTKCFIAISGKIEGYEGITKGMEEMEALMENKFYDRNSNVFYKGMNCENDEAVQTDDDTVIKQMKQDVKMKDVASLREHFAIFCEKYGGKRVFSQVYVKFLFSNLLKTFYESLPATDEKELNEEIELLYKSEDFDTVRGIVDKNIDRLAGSFDKNPSMVHREIEIVKKYIYEHFGEDISVESLSKMVYMAPSYLSSVFKKETGVNLSRFIKTYRMEQAKDMLENSMAKIVDISETCGYPNVSYFCSSFREYFGISPQKFRKNGE, encoded by the coding sequence ATGTATAAAATATTAATTGTAGACGATGAGAAAATTGAAAGAAATGGCATAAGAATGTTGTTAAACAGCCTTGGATATTCCTTTGAAATTGCGGAGGCTAATAATGGACAGACTGCATATGATTTGATGAGCGGGAATGAATTTGATATTGTGCTCACTGACATTAAAATGCCTTTTATGAATGGCATCGAACTTATAAAAAAATGCAGGGATAATGGTTCGGAGCAGAAATTTATAATTTTCAGCGGATGTAATGAATTTGGATATGCCAAGCAGGCAGTTAAAATGGATGTATCTGATTATATTTTAAAACCTGTGGATCCTTCCGAGTTTGAAGATACCATCAATAAGGTGATTGGGGAAATTGAAGAATCCAGAGTACATAAAGAACTCAAGATAAAAAGCATTGAGTTTATGCACGAACATATGCTGTATCTGGCAACAACCGGAGCCTCAATGTCAGAAATTAAAGAGCATAACAAGGATTTGCTTCCTACAGATTTTCTTGATAAATTTAAGAGAATGATGCTTATAGAGTTTAATTGTGACTTTTTTGGAAGAAAGGGAATGGATTTTAAGGAATATCTTGAAAAAACAGAACCAAGGACGGATGCATATCTTAATCTTAATCCACAGCAATCGGTTCTTTATTTTAACGATGATAATCTCCCTTTCAAAGATATAGCTGACAATATCTGTAATGATGTTGCAATAACTTATAACACAAAGTGTTTTATTGCAATATCGGGTAAGATTGAGGGATATGAAGGTATTACCAAGGGAATGGAAGAAATGGAAGCCCTGATGGAAAATAAATTCTACGACAGAAACAGCAATGTATTTTACAAAGGGATGAATTGCGAAAATGATGAAGCAGTGCAGACGGATGACGATACCGTAATCAAGCAGATGAAGCAGGATGTCAAGATGAAAGATGTAGCCAGCTTAAGAGAACATTTTGCCATATTCTGTGAAAAATACGGTGGAAAACGTGTTTTTTCACAGGTGTATGTCAAGTTCCTTTTCTCTAATCTGCTGAAAACTTTTTATGAAAGCCTTCCGGCGACGGATGAGAAAGAACTTAACGAAGAAATTGAATTGCTTTATAAGTCAGAGGATTTTGACACGGTCAGGGGCATAGTTGATAAGAATATTGACAGACTTGCCGGTTCTTTTGATAAAAATCCGTCCATGGTACATAGGGAAATAGAAATTGTTAAGAAGTACATATACGAGCATTTCGGAGAGGATATAAGTGTTGAGTCACTCAGTAAAATGGTATATATGGCACCAAGCTATTTAAGCTCTGTATTTAAAAAAGAAACAGGCGTAAATTTGAGCCGTTTCATTAAGACATACAGAATGGAACAGGCAAAGGACATGCTTGAGAATTCCATGGCAAAAATAGTGGATATAAGTGAGACCTGCGGATATCCGAATGTATCATATTTCTGCTCCAGCTTCAGGGAATATTTTGGAATTAGTCCTCAAAAGTTCAGAAAAAACGGAGAATAA
- a CDS encoding sensor histidine kinase, with the protein MNNTGTKKKRMRLKSKLTMVYILAGFLPIVVILFVNYFQMRSVFKNQETNTLYSFINRSTLDLDAEFKKYAELAKLITNDENVNDILSTIYLDDNRINEKFDLSVAPSLDTFIYFHNEVSKITIYTDRIVDYKNKYLAPIEELKKADWYESIADSRNNNWIAGTDEKTIVLVRKMQSLEENGINGYFYEKINYDNVFEILNENISDNYGIYVSDRLGQNIYSYDTFTDKNKEYNLSLPEITKKYPDKNKDYFIVKKTIPETGWNVWLYKPEKLMGTSIRQINIITFGGTLVCLVATFMCIRFTAIFVTTRIGKLQKAVARVEKEDFSYALNTTSQDEIGELITSFSKMERKLNYLINEVYKSRIKEKEYEMKALQAQINPHFLYNTLSLINWKAIEAGKRDISKITLALSAFYRTSLNKGNNITHISGEIENMRSYLSIQLMLHDDGFDVTEDIDDSVLEYTCPNLILQPLIENAIDHGIDVMPGDRRGVISVICKDMDTYIQFVIKDNGIGMTKEQTVKILTKDSKGYGVRNVNERLKLCYGEEYPMIIKSKENAGTEVIITIPKKN; encoded by the coding sequence ATGAACAATACCGGTACAAAGAAAAAAAGAATGAGATTAAAAAGCAAGCTTACGATGGTATATATCCTCGCAGGCTTTCTTCCTATTGTAGTTATTCTGTTTGTAAATTATTTCCAGATGCGTTCTGTATTCAAAAATCAGGAAACAAATACCTTGTATAGTTTTATAAACAGAAGCACTCTTGATCTTGATGCCGAATTTAAAAAATATGCCGAACTTGCCAAACTTATAACAAATGATGAAAATGTCAATGATATTTTAAGCACAATTTATCTTGACGATAACAGAATTAATGAAAAATTTGACCTGAGTGTTGCTCCGTCTTTAGATACTTTCATATATTTTCATAACGAAGTCAGCAAAATCACAATATATACTGACAGGATTGTTGATTATAAAAATAAATATCTTGCACCAATAGAAGAATTAAAAAAAGCAGACTGGTATGAAAGCATAGCAGATTCAAGGAATAATAACTGGATTGCCGGCACAGATGAAAAGACTATTGTACTTGTAAGAAAAATGCAGTCTCTTGAAGAAAATGGGATAAACGGATATTTCTATGAAAAAATTAACTATGATAATGTATTTGAAATCCTGAATGAAAACATCTCGGATAATTATGGAATATATGTTTCCGACAGACTGGGACAGAATATATATTCCTATGATACTTTCACTGATAAAAATAAAGAATATAACCTTAGTCTGCCGGAAATTACAAAAAAATATCCTGACAAGAACAAAGACTATTTCATTGTAAAAAAAACAATTCCTGAGACGGGCTGGAATGTATGGCTTTACAAACCTGAAAAATTAATGGGAACTTCTATAAGACAGATTAACATAATTACATTCGGCGGAACACTTGTATGTCTTGTTGCCACATTTATGTGCATACGGTTTACGGCAATATTTGTAACTACAAGAATCGGAAAACTTCAAAAGGCTGTTGCAAGGGTGGAAAAAGAAGATTTTTCATATGCACTGAATACCACAAGCCAGGACGAGATAGGTGAACTGATTACGAGCTTCTCCAAAATGGAAAGAAAACTCAATTATCTTATAAACGAAGTATACAAAAGCAGAATAAAAGAAAAAGAATATGAAATGAAGGCTTTACAGGCACAGATAAATCCTCATTTCCTCTATAACACGCTTTCACTTATTAACTGGAAAGCCATAGAAGCCGGAAAAAGGGATATAAGCAAAATAACACTGGCACTGTCCGCATTTTACAGAACCTCCCTTAATAAAGGGAATAATATAACACATATTTCAGGAGAAATAGAAAATATGCGTTCGTATTTAAGCATACAGCTTATGCTTCATGACGATGGCTTTGATGTTACGGAGGATATAGATGATTCCGTACTTGAATATACCTGCCCTAATCTCATATTGCAGCCTCTGATAGAAAATGCCATTGACCATGGAATAGATGTAATGCCCGGGGACAGAAGAGGCGTAATAAGCGTAATTTGTAAAGACATGGATACATACATACAATTTGTCATTAAAGATAATGGCATAGGAATGACTAAAGAACAGACTGTCAAAATATTGACAAAGGACTCGAAAGGATACGGTGTAAGGAATGTAAACGAACGGCTGAAGCTGTGTTACGGAGAAGAATATCCTATGATAATAAAAAGCAAAGAAAATGCAGGAACAGAAGTAATAATAACGATTCCTAAGAAAAATTAA
- the ptb gene encoding phosphate butyryltransferase has product MVKSFSDIMAKVKECSPKTVAVAVAQDDAVLEACKAAKERGIANAILVGDADKIKEIAASLSMDINDYEVIDVKDVTEAAHTAVKLVHDGKADMYMKGLIDTKGFLKSVLDKEVGLRTGKPLSHVCVFDVEGVDKLLFLTDVAFIPYPTLEDKVNIINNTVEICNACGIDNPKVAPLAAVEVVNPKMPATVDAAELVKMNEEGKITGCIVDGPLSMDLAICPEAAEHKGCTDRKIVGDADILLFPDIHAGNICYKAMVHTAKVINGNMITGTKAPVILTSRSDSFEVKVNSLALGAVVAEAMKNK; this is encoded by the coding sequence ATGGTTAAGAGTTTTAGTGACATTATGGCTAAAGTAAAAGAATGCAGTCCAAAGACAGTTGCCGTTGCCGTTGCACAGGATGATGCGGTATTAGAGGCATGCAAGGCCGCAAAAGAAAGAGGAATTGCTAACGCTATTCTCGTAGGTGATGCCGATAAAATCAAAGAAATCGCAGCATCTCTTTCTATGGACATCAATGATTATGAAGTAATTGATGTTAAAGATGTTACAGAAGCCGCACATACAGCAGTTAAACTTGTACATGACGGCAAGGCTGATATGTACATGAAAGGACTTATTGATACAAAGGGATTCTTAAAGAGCGTTCTTGACAAAGAAGTAGGTCTCAGAACAGGCAAACCACTCTCTCACGTATGTGTATTTGACGTAGAAGGTGTTGACAAGCTTCTTTTCTTAACAGACGTTGCTTTTATTCCATATCCAACACTTGAAGATAAAGTTAATATTATCAACAACACAGTTGAAATCTGTAACGCATGCGGAATTGACAATCCTAAGGTTGCACCACTTGCAGCAGTTGAAGTTGTTAATCCTAAGATGCCGGCTACTGTCGATGCTGCAGAACTTGTAAAGATGAATGAAGAAGGCAAAATCACAGGCTGTATCGTAGACGGTCCTCTTTCAATGGACCTTGCTATCTGTCCTGAAGCTGCAGAACATAAGGGATGTACAGACAGAAAGATTGTGGGGGATGCCGATATCTTATTATTCCCGGACATTCACGCAGGAAACATCTGCTACAAAGCAATGGTTCATACAGCAAAAGTTATTAACGGTAATATGATTACAGGAACCAAAGCTCCTGTTATCCTTACTTCACGTTCAGATTCATTTGAAGTTAAAGTAAATTCCCTTGCCCTCGGTGCCGTTGTTGCCGAAGCAATGAAAAATAAATAA
- a CDS encoding metal ABC transporter substrate-binding protein produces MKRICSVFIALVLVLTVTGCGLDTNKKSDKVSIVTTMFAAYDFAREIAGDRADITLLLKPGADSHSYEPSPKDMAAIDNCDIFIYTGGENDDWVDRIAATSSNKDMKIIKMLDLVDKYEEEITEGMEHHEGHNHDEDHDHDEDTSEWDEHVWTDPENAMIIAKKIADTLALADYQGKDYYMGNYKKYEKELKDLDEEFRSLIDNAKRKEVIFGDRFPLRYFVEAYGLTYYAAFPGCTSESEPSAKTVAFLIDKVKTDNIPVIFTIELSNGNIAKTIAKSTGTKVLTFYTCHNISKDDFEKGETYVSLMRRNLATLKEALY; encoded by the coding sequence ATGAAAAGAATATGTAGTGTTTTTATTGCTCTGGTGCTGGTGCTTACGGTAACCGGCTGCGGGCTTGATACGAATAAGAAAAGTGATAAAGTAAGCATTGTTACAACAATGTTTGCCGCATACGATTTTGCAAGGGAAATAGCGGGAGACAGAGCGGACATAACTCTTTTATTAAAGCCCGGTGCAGATTCCCATTCCTATGAACCGTCACCTAAGGATATGGCCGCAATTGATAATTGTGATATATTCATTTATACAGGTGGCGAGAATGATGACTGGGTAGACCGGATAGCAGCAACTTCCTCCAATAAGGATATGAAGATTATTAAAATGTTAGACCTTGTTGATAAGTATGAAGAAGAAATAACCGAGGGTATGGAACACCATGAAGGACATAACCATGATGAAGACCACGACCATGACGAAGATACTTCCGAATGGGACGAACATGTATGGACGGACCCGGAGAATGCAATGATTATTGCAAAAAAAATAGCCGATACACTGGCTCTGGCAGATTACCAGGGAAAAGATTACTATATGGGTAATTACAAAAAATATGAAAAAGAATTGAAAGATCTTGACGAAGAATTCAGGAGCCTTATTGATAATGCAAAAAGAAAAGAAGTGATATTCGGTGACAGGTTTCCGCTAAGATATTTTGTGGAAGCCTACGGACTGACATATTATGCAGCTTTTCCGGGATGCACATCGGAATCCGAACCTTCGGCTAAAACAGTTGCTTTTCTTATTGACAAAGTAAAAACAGATAATATACCCGTAATATTTACAATAGAGTTAAGCAATGGCAATATTGCAAAAACCATTGCAAAAAGCACAGGCACAAAAGTTCTGACTTTTTACACCTGCCACAATATCAGCAAGGATGATTTTGAAAAAGGTGAGACGTATGTAAGCCTTATGAGAAGAAATCTTGCTACACTTAAGGAGGCATTGTACTGA
- a CDS encoding metal ABC transporter ATP-binding protein — MALITCKNLSLGYEGHTILKDINFKLDGGEYLCIIGENGAGKSTLVKGLLRLKKPMGGSIIPGDNLKHKEIGYLPQQTMIQKDFPASVYEVVISGRLNNLGFRPFYTRKDKEDAIQKMKLMGIYDIKDKCYHDLSGGQQQRVLLARAMCATKKVILLDEPVAGLDPVVTAELYELIASINKNMGITVIMVSHDMEATLKYASHILYISDETAFFGTKEEYMKSKGFEKLTAAANRSEGGF, encoded by the coding sequence ATGGCACTTATTACATGTAAAAATTTAAGCCTTGGATATGAAGGGCATACAATACTTAAAGACATAAATTTTAAACTGGACGGAGGAGAATATCTTTGCATAATAGGTGAAAACGGTGCGGGCAAAAGCACATTGGTTAAAGGCCTTTTAAGACTTAAAAAACCTATGGGAGGAAGCATCATTCCCGGCGATAATTTAAAACATAAAGAAATCGGATATCTTCCCCAACAGACAATGATTCAGAAAGATTTTCCGGCAAGTGTATATGAGGTTGTTATATCGGGAAGACTTAACAATCTGGGTTTTAGACCTTTTTATACAAGAAAGGATAAAGAGGATGCCATACAGAAAATGAAACTTATGGGCATATATGACATAAAAGACAAATGCTATCATGACCTTTCAGGAGGACAACAGCAGAGGGTTCTTTTAGCAAGGGCAATGTGCGCAACCAAAAAAGTTATTCTTCTTGACGAACCTGTAGCAGGACTCGACCCTGTGGTAACGGCTGAACTTTATGAACTTATAGCTTCCATCAACAAGAATATGGGAATTACCGTTATAATGGTAAGTCATGACATGGAAGCAACATTGAAATATGCTTCACATATTCTGTATATTTCCGATGAAACAGCTTTTTTCGGAACAAAAGAAGAATATATGAAGTCAAAAGGATTTGAAAAACTTACAGCGGCGGCAAACAGGTCAGAAGGAGGATTTTAA
- a CDS encoding helix-turn-helix transcriptional regulator: MNIPEYEIYHEHKNHADSLFPYNTYICSIPLDFNEVTPHWHNEMEIIYIKKGKGTISLDMDMMYVEAGDIIVVIPGQLHGITQLENYSMEYENIIFSSDMLISKHSDSLESEVFIPLMSGMLSFNHLITLEDDIHGPLASCLDRADNICKTFPKGYQLALKGYLFEFFYIIYNSSCENMEVKNNKNLDKLKDILGFIEKNYQHSISIEDISSFCNFSPSHFMKFFKKSMGTSFIDYLNDYRLSASARMLLSSDDNIIDIAAACGYDNLSYYNRIFKRKYHVTPSRYRNSGII; the protein is encoded by the coding sequence ATGAATATTCCTGAATATGAAATATACCACGAACACAAGAATCATGCTGATTCACTCTTTCCATATAATACATATATCTGTTCAATTCCCTTGGATTTTAATGAAGTAACACCCCACTGGCACAACGAAATGGAAATAATATATATAAAAAAGGGCAAAGGGACTATTTCCCTTGATATGGATATGATGTATGTGGAGGCAGGTGATATTATTGTGGTAATTCCCGGGCAGCTGCATGGCATAACGCAGCTTGAAAACTACTCCATGGAATACGAAAATATTATTTTTTCATCCGACATGCTCATTTCCAAACACTCGGACTCTCTGGAATCCGAGGTTTTTATACCGCTTATGTCCGGAATGTTATCTTTTAACCACCTTATCACCCTTGAGGACGATATTCATGGACCTCTTGCTAGTTGTCTTGACAGGGCAGATAATATCTGCAAGACATTTCCGAAAGGCTACCAGCTTGCGCTTAAAGGATATCTATTTGAATTTTTTTATATCATATATAACAGTTCTTGTGAAAATATGGAAGTAAAGAACAATAAGAATCTTGATAAACTTAAGGACATTCTTGGTTTTATAGAAAAAAATTACCAGCATTCCATAAGCATAGAAGACATTTCTTCGTTTTGTAATTTTTCCCCTTCACATTTCATGAAATTCTTCAAAAAATCCATGGGTACATCCTTTATAGATTACCTGAACGACTACAGATTATCTGCATCCGCCCGTATGCTTCTGTCATCTGATGATAATATCATCGACATAGCAGCCGCCTGCGGATACGATAACCTGTCATATTATAACCGTATTTTCAAAAGAAAATACCACGTTACCCCAAGCAGATACCGTAATTCAGGTATTATTTAG
- a CDS encoding metal ABC transporter permease: protein MIELIKTMFSYDFMVQAVVVGLLVTLCASLLGVSMVLKRYSMIGDGLSHVGFAALALATAFNTAPLKVAIPVCIVAAFFLLRISNNGKIKGDQAVALLCSGSLAVGVMILSISSGMNTDVNNYMFGSILSISAEDALLTKILSIIVLIMFVLFFNRIFAVTFDENFAKATGTAAGVYNMILAVLTAVTVVIGMRIMGALLISSLVIFPSLTSMRVCNTYKGVVMSSVIVAVISFMIGITISFAYGTPTGASIVCVDIVCFALFSIAGQIKQRTAK from the coding sequence ATGATTGAATTAATAAAAACAATGTTTTCTTATGATTTTATGGTACAGGCTGTTGTAGTCGGACTTTTGGTTACCTTGTGCGCATCATTGCTTGGAGTGAGCATGGTTTTAAAAAGATATTCAATGATAGGCGACGGTCTTTCCCATGTTGGATTTGCCGCACTTGCGCTTGCAACGGCATTTAATACGGCACCGCTTAAGGTTGCAATACCTGTATGTATTGTTGCAGCATTTTTTCTGTTAAGAATCAGCAATAACGGAAAAATAAAGGGTGACCAGGCTGTGGCACTTTTATGCAGCGGTTCCCTTGCAGTGGGGGTAATGATACTTTCCATTTCTTCGGGAATGAATACTGATGTCAATAATTATATGTTTGGAAGTATCCTTTCAATCAGTGCGGAAGATGCACTGCTTACAAAAATATTATCCATAATCGTGCTTATAATGTTTGTATTGTTTTTTAACAGGATATTTGCGGTTACTTTTGATGAGAATTTTGCGAAAGCCACGGGAACGGCGGCAGGAGTATATAATATGATTCTGGCCGTACTTACCGCTGTTACGGTGGTTATCGGTATGAGAATAATGGGAGCACTTCTGATATCAAGTCTTGTTATTTTTCCGAGTCTGACATCAATGAGGGTGTGCAATACCTACAAAGGCGTTGTGATGAGCTCTGTAATTGTGGCAGTCATAAGTTTTATGATTGGCATAACCATATCGTTTGCATACGGAACACCTACGGGTGCAAGTATTGTATGCGTGGATATAGTATGTTTTGCACTTTTTAGCATTGCCGGTCAGATAAAACAAAGGACAGCTAAATAA
- a CDS encoding Fur family transcriptional regulator, protein MSARNYKTVSHSKIIEYLEANRDRMVKVQDIDNYLKDTGIEVNNSTIYRYLNKLSNDGVIMKYVANKGEMSSFQYVGDSGHNCREHLHLRCVRCEKIIHLECGFMKEIENHVMNHHGFSLICESSVLYGICRECRENEKNM, encoded by the coding sequence ATGTCAGCCAGAAACTATAAAACGGTCAGTCACAGTAAAATAATAGAATACCTTGAAGCAAATAGAGACAGAATGGTCAAGGTACAGGATATAGACAATTATCTTAAAGATACGGGAATTGAAGTTAATAACTCAACCATATACAGATACCTCAATAAATTAAGCAACGACGGCGTAATTATGAAGTATGTTGCAAACAAAGGAGAAATGTCATCTTTTCAGTATGTGGGCGACAGTGGTCATAACTGCCGTGAACATCTTCACTTAAGATGCGTCAGATGTGAAAAAATAATACATCTTGAATGTGGTTTTATGAAGGAAATTGAGAATCATGTCATGAACCATCATGGATTTTCACTTATATGTGAATCATCCGTTCTTTATGGAATATGCAGGGAGTGTAGGGAAAATGAAAAGAATATGTAG